A single Candidatus Aminicenantes bacterium DNA region contains:
- a CDS encoding protein kinase produces the protein MKEYKVANDYLYFREMFSDTMGMNYHGAAIVNRKPVSHKVICEVSTSIYNHPEIWKRVKILLEGIKKSNIPFLYSPEKINIYDKQCQLVFEQFKGRNIEQMLNDAEKRGLSINFDLAMSLCVAIADIIELGSSIIVSGEKSFHGFLTPDNILVHFDGKIALKNYGIFQYLERNEALFSEIEKRYGSWLTPEFLRREKIVSQSDIYHLGYLMYRILMGKYFSCMPGEDFEAKFNNLTFSHLIPSTDKNFLTHLITFFKKTLNPNPLKRFLTIKELKDFIANYFHIEELSSITFNLAYFMNSLYGETIEDEERISKQELAYVVPEPKKEPPPSAAVKREDLVSGILDELDKRKKIPSWVWILVAALVLSGAGVGYMFMSQAKKTEQLTAEKAKADDMQRQNQQNELANLIKIQNEKIKQLETLAATATEAQKKALELEKQRLDELKKKKADELAQMKAEDDARKLAEAEQAQKDLDAKKALDEQKKKEEEALKQQETERKRVEAARVKEGTQVSLNDVSVQPMKISGNSPAVNASLKNKYRGKTMNIVTQILVDENGDVTKIRMVTGNVAADILAIVEATLYKWKYSPALKDNVKVKVWLTVAVKFAL, from the coding sequence ATGAAAGAATATAAGGTAGCGAACGATTACCTGTATTTCCGGGAAATGTTTTCCGACACCATGGGGATGAACTACCACGGGGCCGCGATCGTGAACCGCAAGCCGGTCAGCCATAAGGTCATCTGCGAGGTCAGCACCTCCATTTATAACCACCCCGAAATTTGGAAGCGGGTTAAAATACTCCTGGAGGGGATAAAGAAATCCAACATCCCTTTCCTGTATTCTCCTGAAAAAATAAATATCTATGACAAGCAGTGCCAGCTGGTTTTCGAGCAGTTCAAGGGAAGAAACATCGAGCAAATGCTCAATGACGCCGAAAAGAGAGGCCTCTCGATCAATTTTGACCTGGCCATGTCGCTGTGCGTGGCCATTGCCGACATCATCGAGCTGGGGTCATCGATCATCGTCAGCGGCGAAAAATCGTTCCACGGCTTCCTCACCCCGGACAATATCCTCGTCCACTTCGACGGCAAGATCGCCCTGAAAAACTACGGCATCTTCCAATACCTAGAACGGAACGAGGCGCTCTTTTCGGAAATCGAAAAACGCTACGGGTCCTGGCTGACTCCCGAATTTCTGCGCAGAGAAAAAATAGTCTCACAGTCCGACATCTACCATCTGGGCTACCTGATGTACCGCATCCTGATGGGCAAGTATTTCTCCTGCATGCCGGGAGAGGATTTTGAAGCCAAGTTCAACAATTTGACCTTCAGCCACCTGATTCCCTCCACCGACAAGAATTTCCTGACCCATCTGATCACCTTCTTCAAGAAAACCCTCAACCCCAATCCGCTGAAACGATTCCTGACCATCAAGGAACTCAAGGATTTCATCGCCAATTATTTTCATATCGAGGAGCTGTCTTCCATCACCTTCAACCTGGCCTATTTCATGAATTCGCTCTACGGCGAAACCATCGAAGATGAGGAAAGGATCAGCAAGCAGGAACTGGCTTACGTCGTCCCCGAGCCCAAGAAGGAACCGCCGCCCAGCGCCGCGGTCAAGCGCGAGGACCTGGTCAGCGGCATTCTGGATGAACTGGACAAGCGCAAGAAAATTCCCTCCTGGGTGTGGATCCTCGTCGCGGCGCTGGTCCTCAGCGGCGCGGGCGTCGGCTACATGTTCATGAGTCAGGCCAAGAAAACCGAGCAGCTGACCGCAGAGAAGGCCAAGGCCGATGATATGCAAAGACAGAACCAGCAGAATGAGCTCGCCAACCTCATCAAGATCCAGAATGAAAAGATCAAGCAATTGGAGACGCTGGCGGCCACGGCGACCGAAGCTCAGAAGAAGGCCCTGGAACTTGAAAAACAGCGCCTGGATGAGCTGAAAAAGAAAAAAGCCGACGAGCTGGCCCAGATGAAGGCAGAAGATGACGCCCGCAAGTTGGCGGAAGCCGAGCAGGCCCAGAAAGACCTGGACGCCAAAAAAGCCCTGGACGAGCAAAAGAAGAAGGAAGAAGAGGCTCTCAAGCAGCAGGAAACCGAACGGAAACGAGTCGAAGCGGCCAGGGTCAAGGAAGGGACGCAAGTGTCTTTGAACGACGTCTCGGTCCAGCCGATGAAGATTTCGGGAAATTCGCCGGCGGTCAACGCTTCTTTAAAAAACAAGTATCGGGGCAAGACGATGAACATCGTGACCCAGATCCTTGTCGATGAAAACGGCGATGTCACGAAAATTAGAATGGTGACCGGTAATGTGGCGGCCGATATCCTAGCGATTGTGGAAGCTACACTTTACAAGTGGAAATATTCTCCGGCGCTGAAGGACAACGTCAAGGTCAAGGTCTGGCTGACCGTCGCGGTCAAATTCGCTCTTTAG
- a CDS encoding class I SAM-dependent methyltransferase, with translation MMSFDFYGCRRYSCAMDARKFHAHYLLQAEWLAPSRHFLYRKISLASHERILDLGCGSGVITAEVAAICGRPILGVDRDPVMAAFAQAEYPENSFLAADENDLLKQGQHIDLILLSFVLMWQAKPEQFLKKLNGLLSDKGILLFLAEPDYGGRIDFPADLDFLKEIFTGHILGQHGDPYIGRKLKFLLEKSGWQAEVGLASHLHFPVDYDPGRWEEEWRFWQDLAGLPPRTLKKILECENKAFRTRQRLVLFPVFYAIARNP, from the coding sequence ATGATGTCGTTTGACTTTTACGGCTGCCGCCGCTATAGTTGCGCCATGGATGCCAGGAAATTCCATGCCCATTACCTCTTGCAGGCGGAGTGGCTGGCCCCGTCCCGGCATTTTCTCTACCGCAAGATCTCCCTGGCCAGCCACGAGCGCATCCTCGACCTCGGATGCGGCAGCGGCGTGATCACTGCCGAGGTCGCTGCCATTTGCGGCCGGCCGATATTGGGAGTCGACCGTGACCCGGTTATGGCCGCCTTTGCCCAGGCGGAATATCCCGAAAACAGTTTTCTGGCCGCGGATGAAAACGACCTGCTGAAACAGGGACAGCACATTGATCTGATCCTGCTGTCCTTTGTCCTGATGTGGCAGGCCAAGCCGGAACAATTTTTGAAAAAATTGAATGGGCTGCTGTCGGACAAAGGCATCCTGCTATTTTTGGCCGAACCCGATTACGGCGGCCGCATCGATTTTCCCGCCGATCTGGACTTTTTGAAGGAAATCTTCACCGGCCATATTCTCGGCCAGCACGGCGACCCCTACATCGGCAGAAAACTAAAATTCCTATTGGAAAAATCGGGCTGGCAAGCGGAAGTCGGTTTGGCCAGCCATCTGCATTTTCCGGTCGACTACGACCCCGGCCGCTGGGAGGAGGAATGGCGTTTCTGGCAGGATCTGGCCGGCTTGCCGCCGCGGACCTTGAAAAAAATCCTGGAGTGCGAAAATAAAGCCTTCCGCACGCGGCAGCGGCTGGTCCTTTTCCCGGTCTTTTACGCGATCGCCCGCAATCCCTAA
- a CDS encoding flagellar FlbD family protein yields MIRLFRLDGTEFLLNVDLISQVDSTPGTVISLLSGEKVEVKNTLTDVLTKIRASRKGSEDENREYDPEKGNPDRNG; encoded by the coding sequence ATGATCAGGCTATTTCGTCTTGACGGGACCGAATTTCTGCTGAATGTCGACTTGATCAGCCAGGTGGATTCGACCCCTGGAACGGTCATTTCCCTGCTCAGCGGCGAGAAAGTCGAAGTGAAGAACACGCTGACCGACGTGCTGACCAAGATCAGGGCCTCGCGCAAGGGAAGCGAGGACGAGAATCGCGAATACGATCCGGAGAAAGG